The following are from one region of the Colius striatus isolate bColStr4 chromosome Z, bColStr4.1.hap1, whole genome shotgun sequence genome:
- the PELO gene encoding protein pelota homolog: MKLVRKDLEKDNAGQVTLIPEEPEDMWHTYNLLQVGDSLRASTIRKVQTESATGSVGSNRIRTTLTLCVEAIDFDSQACQLRVKGTNIQENEYVKMGAYHTIELEPNRQFTLAKKQWDSVVLERIEQACDPAWSADVAAVVMQEGLAHVCLVTPSMTLTRAKVEVNIPRKRKGNCSQHDRALERFYEQVMQAIQRHINFEVVKCVLVASPGFVREQFCDYMFQQAVKIDNKLLLENRSKFLQVHSSSGHKYALKEALCDPAVTSRLSDTKAAGEVKALDDFYKMLQHEPDRAFYGLKHVEKANEAMAIDTLLISDELFRHQDVATRARYVKLVDSVRENMGTVRIFSSLHVSGEQLGQLTGVAAILRFPVAELSDQEDESSSEDD; this comes from the exons ATGAAGCTTGTGAGAAAGGACCTGGAGAAGGATAATGCGGGACAGGTGACACTGATCCCCGAGGAGCCCGAGGACATGTGGCACACGTACAATCTACTGCAGGTGGGTGACAGCCTGCGGGCCTCCACCATTCGGAAGGTGCAGACCGAGTCGGCAACGGGCAGCGTGGGCAGCAACCGCATCCGCACCACCCTCACCCTCTGCGTGGAGGCCATCGACTTTGACTCACAGGCCTGCCAGCTGCGAGTGAAGGGCACCAACATCCAGGAGAACGAGTATGTCAAGATGGGGGCCTACCACACCATTGAGCTGGAGCCCAACCGGCAGTTCACGCTGGCAAAGAAGCAGTGGGACAGCGTGGTGCTGGAGCGCATTGAGCAGGCCTGCGACCCGGCCTGGAGTGCAGATGTGGCAGCCGTGGTCATGCAGGAAGGGTTGGCTCATGTCTGCTTGGTCACTCCAAGCATGACGCTTACCCGGGCCAAGGTGGAGGTGAACATTCCGCGCAAGCGGAAAGGGAACTGCAGCCAGCACGACCGGGCCCTGGAGAGGTTTTACGAGCAGGTGATGCAAGCCATTCAGCGGCACATCAACTTTGAGGTGGTGAAGTGTGTACTGGTGGCTAGCCCAGGCTTCGTGCGTGAGCAGTTTTGTGACTACATGTTCCAGCAGGCAGTGAAGATTGACAACAAACTTCTGCTGGAGAACAGGTCCAAGTTCCTACAG GTTCACTCTTCTTCCGGACATAAGTACGCATTGAAGGAAGCCCTCTGTGACCCAGCTGTAACTAGCCGTCTGTCTGACACTAAGGCAGCTGGTGAGGTCAAAGCCTTAGATGACTTCTATAAAATGCTGCAGCATGAGCCAGACCGGGCTTTTTATGGTCTAAAACATGTGGAGAAGGCCAATGAAGCCATGGCCATCGATACCTTGCTGATCAGTGACGAGCTTTTCCGGCACCAGGATGTGGCTACACGTGCCCGATATGTTAAATTGGTAGATAGTGTACGGGAAAACATGGGCACAGTACGAATTTTCTCCAGCCTTCATGTgtctggagagcagcttggcCAGCTGACAGGGGTGGCAGCCATCCTGCGCTTTCCTGTTGCTGAGCTCTCTGACCAGGAAGATGAATCTAGCTCTGAAGATGATTGA